The nucleotide sequence ACTACTCTTGAGACGGCTCTATGTGTTAGCAGTACAATGTTTTGGCATTTTGGCGCCTGTTTATCTAACGGGTAACGACCAGTCTGTGTGCTGCACTGTTTGTTGCCTATGTGGAGGTGTGAAACTGCCCTCAGTTTATTCATGTTCTGCTGGAAATTCCCAATTCTTTGTATGCAATTTGTTTGTGttccatttttctttcttttagaaaaaaaccGAGCATTGTGGGCCTGATCTGTAGGTGGAGAGCCCATCCAGGCCCAGCCCAGTAGACTGGATTGGCCTGAAGAAGCCATGGGCGTAAGCTAAGCTTGCCCAAGCCACTCGCCGATGTCGCTCGCCCCTCCTCCGCAACTCCGCGCTTTCCGCCGCGATGGCGACGCCCCCCtcttcttcgccgccggcgagtcCTCTCGCGCTACATCTCGATCTCGATGCGGGAGGAATCTAGTCTCCGTCTCCTACGGTGGCTTCGCCCGCGCGTGCTGcctcttctccgccgccggcagccgcagccgcagcaagCAGGTTCGTGCACAACATCTccaatcccccccccccccctctgatTGATTGACTGATTACCTTGCCAGTTGAACCTATTAGCTACTATCTTGCTTGCGCCGAAATCATACGATGGTGTTGAAGAAGGAGAATCATAGAACTGACTAGCCATCCCTGCCTGGATTGGATTTGGGCGAGGGATTAACTTGGCCAAACCCCTTATCTAGCTTGGAAAATTAACTAGTGGGCTTATGTGATACTCCGCatgtgttgattttttttcatggggAGCATTACATCCAGGATGGTGATTGTTGATGTGATAATCTATTAATCTTATTATATGAACATTTACCccgcaaaaacaaaaaaaatctcatgTGAACATTTACAATTAGAATGGTGATTGTTGATGTAGTAATCTTATATGGTATGATGACGATAATATCGTGCTAAACCACCAATCCGATTGCTGTCGAACTGTATAGAGTCATAGGATTCAGTGGTTCTCTTAATTTGGCATGTGATGATAGGCATGCATTACTGCAATAATGCCATTCCACATAGGATTATCTGCTGTTGGTTTGTGTGAGAATCCAAAATTACTCTTGATTCTTCAAAGTTGATAGGCCAACAGAATATCACAATAACAAACCACAACATTTTTTCCTCTCAGGATGAAGCTAGGAAAGCAGTGGAAAATGCCCTGGGGTGGAAGAAGACGGGGCTTCCAAAATTGGGTATGCGAATTGAAAGAAGGCAGCAAAGACTGCCTCCTTCAGCCGGTGGTGGAGGATGGTCTGGAGGAGGTGGTTGGTTCAGGTGGTTCAGCAGTGGAGGTTTCTGGGATGCTGCAAAACAAACTCTTCTTACGATCGTCGGTATTATCGCCGCGGTAAAGACAATTAATATCCTGCACTTTTTGTATGAATGAGTTGTCAACCTAGATGTATTTCTAACTGCTGTGCAATTTCTTTGCAGTTTTTCCTGATTGCAAACTTCAATGTGCTGGTAGCAGCTATTGTAAATTCACTGCTGGCTGTGCTGCGGCAAATTCGGCGTGCACTGTCATTCGTAGCTCAGTGTATTCTTCAGGGCGTACAATCCTCGGCTCCGAGGCGATCATCCCCTTCTCTAGACACTGGCAATCAGGCCGCTGTGGTTGTGAAAGATAGAGTTGGAAAGTCAGCGAAAGAGAGAGTTGTAAGGAAATGGGGGAATGGCGTATAACACAGATCTACCCTGTCTTATGAGCCGCATAATTTTTGTTCTTGCTGTGTTGAGCGCTTTGCGACCACCATAACTTGTTCTATGATCTTGTTTGAGAAGAAAAAACGATAAAAAGAAAGTTATGATGTGCCTCTGCCCAAATTTCATTGTAGTTTCTCCGCTGTTGTCTAGGAGAGAATGTCTTGGGGGTTACAAGTACGTACGCAGCGAACAACTCTTCATCCGCAATTCCATTCCGATCCGATTTCAAGCCATAGTTACCAatgaggtgaggtgaggccCTCAAAATAGTTTTCGACCCAGCAACTTGTTCATGGTTGGTATTTTCTTAATTTCCTTTTGATGGGGCCAGTGTAAGTATATGTTGTTAactttatttgatttttctttacCAGATCCGGTATGAGAAGCTTAGGATTGAACACAGTAGAGCATCAGAGGGGTGGTCGGAGTTTAAATCTCCGACCTCCTTGGCTGCTCTAAGAAAACCATTCCAATTTCCAAGCGCTATGCTGTTGTTGGACAAGCCATATATTAACTCTCGTCTCCATCCATGGCTTTGTCCAGCCATCGTTTCTCCATGTTAACACCACCATGGCGATAATGCTGGCTGCTGGGATGGAAGCTGGCACCATCACCAGATGCAGGCCAGGTCTGATACAggcaaccaaacaagccctttgTGTATCAAAGCCAAAGTGGTGCATTTTCAGGCTTATATTGTCCTGAAAACACCGCTTCAACGGTGTCTGCCCCTTTTGAATGGTTTAAACAGGAATTTGTCAACTGATGAAGCCGCCAAGTGCCTTAACTATGATCGACAGAAGGAGCTAACACAGATGAATTATGCAGCATCTGATCAAGTCTACAAATATTTTTCACTGCAAACTGACATATGGAAACAAGCACCACACAGCGTTTACACCGCAAAGGGGCGTAATGCTAGCGTATTTCAGATTCAGCATAGAACTGCCCGGTTTCCAGAAATGTTAATCCTCATCAGTCTTGCCATGATCAGCTGCATCGTTTTGTTCTTGTGGCAGTGACTCCTTATctattttccttctcttttcagCTTTCTTTTGGGTTGTTTCTGATCTCCGGGCGGCATTTTTGTTCCTAAATTCTGAAAGAGGCATGGCACAAATGGGGGAAAAAAGCTTGTGTAAGGTGGATAGATAGACACAATTAAAGGTTCTGATAGACGAACAAATCATCTCTAAATCAGAAAGGATCAAACAGAATGCTGTGAGACCCCAAGAAAATTGAAGTGATTGCAGTTACGTACATATAGTAACTAATGGAATTGCTCAGTTGTACGAATATTAAAGTTCAGTAACCTATATTATTGTAAACACTCAGATCTTTAAGGCAAAGGACTAAAATAACTAAGTATTTCACTGAGTAGAAACATGTGGCACTTCATCCTACATTTGACATTTGTAATACCAAACACTGAATGGAAGTAGACAATATTGACCTTGCAAAGAAGTATTAAGGGGCTCTACAAACTCAGGGAACTCCATTTCATCGAGTGCCTTGAGGACATCATCAGCGTTGATCGTCTGCCTCTTTGATTCTTTGCACATGTCATTGGCACTGCAAACAATTTCTATAAGTAAAGGCGCTGCAAATAAAATCATCACGAATACTTACAAAGAGGTATGGTACTGCAGTTTGATTCTAATAGATCTACACaaaaagtcttcttttttaaaaaaagaaaatgttcacGAAGGGAAGAAAAATGATTCTTATGAGTTTGCCTGTACCCTCAAGTACATTACTAGAGTTAAGAAAGTTTATGAACAAATGCAGATCGTGGATCACCTGCACCATCAAATGTcaataatttttttcccaaagtaATGTCAAGCAATTCTGGCCATGAGCATAAATTCACTTAGCTTTACCCAGCGaaataaataaattcactaATAGCTTTCTCCCCCAAACCCCTAGAGATTAAACAGAAACATGAAATCCATGACCAAAAACGTGAAAGTTATACTATATCAGTATGAGTATCTATATTCATAGTCCATATCCATAGATAGAAGGAAGAATAAGGCGAAGGGGGGATGGGGTACGGACGTGGCGGAGAGGTAGTGGATGAAGATGCGGGCGCTCTCGGCGAAGGCGGACATGGCGTCCTTGTTGACGATGACCTCGGCCCCTCCGGCGGCGACCTGGGCGAGCTTCTCCTTCACTAGGCGCCGCACGATGGCCTTGGGcagctcctccacctccgcctccgccatggacgccgccgccgccgcttggccCGGCTGCTTCTCAGGTTGGGAATGGGATCCCCCACCTTCCCCCGTCTCCCCagccatctccctctctctctctttctcaggTTGGGAACGGTGGTGCAGCGGCGATTCGACAAGGCAAACCCTAGCCTAGTGAAAAATTGACGAGTCGCGCGCGCTTTGTCTCTTCTTCCCCCCTCCCTTCCCGCGCTTTGCTTCTGCTTGAGTTCGCACTACCAAAACAAGCAACTGTCCATTCCATTTTCATTTCGAGCACTAAAGAATTTCAGTTCCATTTTTCACTCTAAAAACACACTCCAACAAATCTAAATCTAAACCACAATTGTGAAAGCAAGATGGTGTCTACTTCCGGTTCCGGGTCGAGATTATGCACACATCACTTTGACCAGTCACCAGGACTACATGTACAGTTGAGTCGGGGACACAGAAAAAGGGAGAGGAATCAGATGGGCCAGGAAAGAGGAGAGGGCCATGAACACAAAGCCCATGTCAGACCAAttcctattttttaaaaaaaattagacaaAACATGGGGTGTTGCGAGAATCGAACTCGCGACCTCTCGCACCCGAAGCGAGAATCATACCACTAGACCAAACACCCGATTCGAACTTTTGTCTCTGGAACATTTAACTGACCCAAGCATTTTACAAACAGTAAGAACA is from Oryza sativa Japonica Group chromosome 9, ASM3414082v1 and encodes:
- the LOC4347894 gene encoding DNA polymerase II subunit B4 produces the protein MAGETGEGGGSHSQPEKQPGQAAAAASMAEAEVEELPKAIVRRLVKEKLAQVAAGGAEVIVNKDAMSAFAESARIFIHYLSATANDMCKESKRQTINADDVLKALDEMEFPEFVEPLNTSLQEFRNKNAARRSETTQKKAEKRRKIDKESLPQEQNDAADHGKTDED
- the LOC136351768 gene encoding uncharacterized protein; the encoded protein is MSLAPPPQLRAFRRDGDAPLFFAAGESSRATSRSRCGRNLVSVSYGGFARACCLFSAAGSRSRSKQDEARKAVENALGWKKTGLPKLGMRIERRQQRLPPSAGGGGWSGGGGWFRWFSSGGFWDAAKQTLLTIVGIIAAFFLIANFNVLVAAIVNSLLAVLRQIRRALSFVAQCILQGVQSSAPRRSSPSLDTGNQAAVVVKDRVGKSAKERVVRKWGNGV